One segment of Thermincola ferriacetica DNA contains the following:
- the rimP gene encoding ribosome maturation factor RimP, translated as MAKSKIEDLVTELAVPIVENAGMELVDVEYVKEGAHWYLRVFIDKPQGVSLDDCQMIAQRLDPLLDEKDPIPHEYMLEVSSPGLDRPLKKPADFARYAGRKVKVSTYAPIDGKKEFIGELKGLIDNEVVIGISGTDKALPLDKVSSVRLEIEF; from the coding sequence TTGGCAAAAAGTAAAATTGAAGATCTTGTAACGGAGTTGGCGGTGCCTATAGTAGAGAATGCCGGGATGGAATTGGTGGATGTGGAATATGTAAAAGAAGGCGCTCATTGGTATTTAAGGGTTTTTATTGATAAACCCCAGGGGGTAAGTCTGGATGACTGTCAGATGATTGCCCAGAGACTGGATCCGCTGTTAGATGAAAAGGACCCTATACCACATGAATACATGTTGGAGGTATCTTCCCCGGGGCTGGACCGGCCACTTAAGAAACCTGCAGACTTTGCAAGGTATGCCGGGCGCAAGGTGAAAGTTTCTACGTATGCTCCCATTGACGGAAAGAAAGAATTTATAGGGGAACTGAAAGGACTTATCGACAACGAAGTAGTCATCGGGATATCTGGTACGGATAAAGCGTTACCGCTGGATAAGGTCTCTTCCGTCAGGTTGGAGATAGAATTTTAA